TAACGCTCAATAGCAAGGTTGTCGGTAGTGGCGCACGGACGAACATAGCAATGTCATCTTTACGTTTTCTCGCGGCTGACGAGGCGACGTGTCGCATACGGCCATCTCGAGACAGCATCCGAACCGGGCCGGAAAAATCTCTCAAATCGAGAGACGCGATGCAGGGCAATAAATGCTTACGCTCACTGGTGGCACGCTTCAAAATGTCGGCTGGTATCTTGACCTTGTTACGGAACAAGGGAATCCAGCCCGGACAGAGGCTCAATGAATCAGAATAGTACTTATTTCGAAAACCTGCGGGTCCCATCACCATGCCGGCAGCCAGCATGTAAAGCATGTTTTGATGGTTGGTTACCAGGTGCCATATGCGCGCCGGTTTTCGTCGACTTCGGGGCTTCTTTGGAGTACCTATTTTCGTGATCATGACCTACTTCCTAACAAGAATAGAGGGGTCGGTGGGCAGTAATCCATCCACGACGGGACAAATATTGCCAGTACGGAGCAGCATGAGCTGTTCTCGGGCACGCGCCACCATTACATAAAACCGTGCCTTGAGCGCATAAGGATCGTGTTTCGGTTGGTGCTGGTCGATATCAGCCAAGATGACGGTGTCAAACTCCAAGCCTTTGCAGGACTGGGCGTTTATGGTCATGATGCCGCCCTGACCGAAGTCCGGTAATTCCCGCTGGCCGGAAACGAAGGTATGGATCGGCGGTTTGCCATTGTCCAGCTTTGGATTGGCACTACGAAGCGTGTCATTGAATTTCGTCCGCACTTTATTGTCTGGAGTAATGATTCCAATGAGCTTGCGTGGATTACGGTCGCTCAACCGGAGGATATTGTCTGCAATCGCAGCCAGCGTTGCTGTGTTGGCGGTGCCGTAAGTCCATAACTCCGGCGTCGCGGCAGCAGGTTGAAGATCGGGCAGGTCCGGTTTTGGACTGGCTGGATCAGCTGGGTAAAAGTGCTGTGCCAGTAGCGCGATAGGACGCGTGTTCCGATAGTTGGTTTTCAGTTCCAGCGTGTCGTCGGGTTCAATTACCAGCGTGTTTTCGATGTCTTGGCGTGAGCTACAGTTGTCGGGGTGAATCTGCTGGTTCTGGTCGGCAGTTACGTAGAAGTTCTCGAACCCCAGATGGGTCAGCGTTCGATAAAAGGCTGGTGGCATATCCTGTCCCTCATCGATAACAATAAACTTGTCGCTTTGATCTGGAATATTATCCAGAGATTGAACCTCGAGTTCGACGGTATTCCAATCTATTGGCCGATAGCCTCCCGGATAATCCGGTTCAAGTGTCGGAACTGATTTAAAAAAATATTTGCAAATATCTCGAAACCAAGTGTCCCAGGTTTTGGCCGAAAATGCCCGTTCACTGCCAAATAAATGACGGTTCGAATGATCCAGCAAGTGATTGTAAACGAGAGTTCGGTAGGTCTTATCCTTCTGCGAGAGTCGTCGAGCCCGTAACAATGCCACAACTGACTTACCAGTTCCGGGACCACCAATAATCAGGTGTCGCCCCTCCAACGGTAATGCCAGCGCCTCATCCTGATCCTTGTTCAGTTCATGAATTCCCGGAAGTGTAAATCGGCGCGTGCGATCAATCGGCATAGTCAAGGTACTCCAAAGAATGAAGGCAACCCGTCGGCAACATCGTCCTTGACGAATCCGCGGTCCAGCAAAGTATTGCCGTATTCGCAGGCAGGTTCGGGCACCAGCGCACAGGCATGGCAGGCAGCGCGATTCAGTAAGCCCGGTCCTTGACCTTCATGCTCACTGCAAACCGGGTCAAGCGAACACCAGCGTGAATGCTCCAATGCTCGAATCAGGATGCCCAGGAAGCGCCGGGGTTCGCTCAGTTCAGCCAGACCACCCAGTGAGCCGGTGATGTCGGGAACGGCGACATGGATGAGAATCCCGGCCATAGGCTCTGGAGCGTTTGCGCAATAAAGCCGCTCAATAAGCGACGCTGCAGGATAGCCACCCTCGGATTCGATTTGTCGCATCAACAGGTGTGATAAGGTATGCAATAACATGAAGCGTGTGGTCAGTGGGTTGGGGTTATCGCGACCGGATTGGGCAAATCGGGGGAGTAGCTGATTCAGACGCGAAACAACAGCAGGTGTTTGCTCCCAGATTCTGAGCCTGTCCTCATCAAGCACGAGGAAAATGCCCTCTCCGTACAACTCGATGGCTGGCAACCAGTCTGATTGACCAACAATATCTGGCGGAACAGTAGCTTCAACCACACCTCTCTTTTTTTCCTCATTAGTCGCGCACGGCCGCTTAAAGCCCTTGAATACTTTCACCGCCTTGAGGCGATCCACGCGGACAAGGTGACGGATACCGTGGACAATTTTTCGCTCATCAGGGTTCAGATCGACCGCCATCTCCAGTTTACGCCACTCATCACTTTTGTTGCGAGTCACCAGGTCTTCGTCCTCGCGCTGGTCGGGCAGAACCTCAAGAAATGCCTTAAACTCGCTTTCCCGCAGTTGTCCGAACGTAAGGTTCTCGCCATACAAGGGATAGCCGCTGGCAAGATCAGCCAATGCGGTTTCGATATCCTTGGGGGTACAGTGATACTCCGTCGCCAGAGTTCGTATGATGCCTTTCCTCGCCAATGGTGTTCGTGCGCCGTCTATACGACTTCGGTCTTTGGAATTGCGGTACAGGAGATCCACGACGGTCCCCTTTCGCACGCGGGATTCCGGTGGAATCACCAAAACAGATTTTG
This sequence is a window from Syntrophales bacterium. Protein-coding genes within it:
- a CDS encoding ATP-binding domain-containing protein is translated as MPIDRTRRFTLPGIHELNKDQDEALALPLEGRHLIIGGPGTGKSVVALLRARRLSQKDKTYRTLVYNHLLDHSNRHLFGSERAFSAKTWDTWFRDICKYFFKSVPTLEPDYPGGYRPIDWNTVELEVQSLDNIPDQSDKFIVIDEGQDMPPAFYRTLTHLGFENFYVTADQNQQIHPDNCSSRQDIENTLVIEPDDTLELKTNYRNTRPIALLAQHFYPADPASPKPDLPDLQPAAATPELWTYGTANTATLAAIADNILRLSDRNPRKLIGIITPDNKVRTKFNDTLRSANPKLDNGKPPIHTFVSGQRELPDFGQGGIMTINAQSCKGLEFDTVILADIDQHQPKHDPYALKARFYVMVARAREQLMLLRTGNICPVVDGLLPTDPSILVRK
- a CDS encoding DUF1998 domain-containing protein, which produces MANELIPIRLSHLLGHSGVGAIVRGANGLAVVQDTRQWTDRSGRFVGKLIPYVERVRAALGLEEQLREPPVAKEMPSGQVDGACVPATRFPSWMRCPSCGTLYRWPWQNDQPDHVPRCNQQNCRNHPKLEQVTWVLAHPSGYLADVPWHFLSHKNAREPAQRNCKIRDQLRLIELGYEKRILRCGACRAETPFRDGERMGFGQGRMQPWTKDDLVPPGEVAEEDDKDPAQVLVINDTRLYEPVAKSVLVIPPESRVRKGTVVDLLYRNSKDRSRIDGARTPLARKGIIRTLATEYHCTPKDIETALADLASGYPLYGENLTFGQLRESEFKAFLEVLPDQREDEDLVTRNKSDEWRKLEMAVDLNPDERKIVHGIRHLVRVDRLKAVKVFKGFKRPCATNEEKKRGVVEATVPPDIVGQSDWLPAIELYGEGIFLVLDEDRLRIWEQTPAVVSRLNQLLPRFAQSGRDNPNPLTTRFMLLHTLSHLLMRQIESEGGYPAASLIERLYCANAPEPMAGILIHVAVPDITGSLGGLAELSEPRRFLGILIRALEHSRWCSLDPVCSEHEGQGPGLLNRAACHACALVPEPACEYGNTLLDRGFVKDDVADGLPSFFGVP